The following are encoded together in the Choloepus didactylus isolate mChoDid1 chromosome 7, mChoDid1.pri, whole genome shotgun sequence genome:
- the LOC119539904 gene encoding olfactory receptor 2H2-like → MVNQSSPEDFFLLGFSEHPELENVLFVVVLTSYLLTLVGNTLIILLSVLDPRLHSPMYIFLSNLSLLDLCFTTSCVPQMLVNLWGTKKTISFFGCSVQLFIFLFLGSTECILLTVMAFDRYVAVCQPLHYATIIHPCLCQQLVAGAWVIGLVESLVQTPPTLRLPFCPHRQVDDFVCEVPALIRLSCGDTTYNEIQMAVASVFILVVPLTLILISYSAIAQAVLRINSAKGRRKAFGTCSSHLIVVTLFYSSVIAVYLQPKNPYAQERAKFFGLFYAVGTPSLNPLIYTLRNKEVKRAFVRLLGKERDSRES, encoded by the coding sequence ATGGTCAACCAAAGCTCTCCAGAAGACTTCTTCCTTCTGGGCTTCTCTGAACATCCAGAGCTGGAAAATGTTCTCTTCGTGGTTGTCTTGACTTCCTACCTCCTCACTCTAGTGGGCAACACACTCATCATCCTGCTGTCCGTGCTGGACCCCAGGCTCCACTCTCCAATGTACATTTTCCTCTCCAACCTCTCCCTCTTGGACCTCTGCTTCACCACgagttgtgtcccccagatgctgGTCAACCTTTGGGGCACAAAGAAGACCATCAGCTTCTTTGGCTGCTCTGTCCAGCTCTTCATTTTCCTGTTCCTGGGGTCCACAGAGTGCATCCTCCTGACAGTGATGGCCTTTGATCGCTACGTGGCTGTCTGCCAGCCCCTCCACTATGCCACCATCATCCACCCTTGCCTCTGCCAGCAGCTTGTGGCTGGGGCTTGGGTCATTGGGCTGGTGGAGTCACTGGTCCAGACACCACCCACCCTCCGCCTGCCCTTCTGCCCCCACAGGCAGGTGGATGATTTTGTGTGTGAGGTCCCAGCTCTAATTCGACTCTCCTGTGGGGACACCACCTACAATGAGATCCAGATGGCTGTGGCCAGTGTCTTCATCTTGGTCGTGCCCCTCACCCTCATCCTCATTTCCTACAGTGCCATTGCCCAGGCGGTGCTGAGAATTAATTCTGCAAAAGGGCGCAGGAAGGCTTTTGGGACCTGCTCTTCCCATCTCATCGTGGTCACCCTCTTCTACAGCTCAGTCATTGCTGTCTACCTCCAGCCCAAAAATCCCTATGCCCAGGAGAGGGCCAAGTTCTTTGGTCTCTTCTATGCAGTGGGCACTCCCTCACTTAACCCGCTGATATACACCCTGAGGAACAAGGAGGTAAAGAGGGCATTCGTGAGGTTGCTGGGGAAGGAAAGGGACTCCAGGGAGAGCTGA